From Parafrankia irregularis, the proteins below share one genomic window:
- the efeB gene encoding iron uptake transporter deferrochelatase/peroxidase subunit: MSPSPDPGGPHGRESQPAPDSAPTPASAAPAAAPAPAAAPAPAPAPAPAPAPDPDPAPASRGFSRRRIVGLLGGAAVVSTGVGAGGTAAAFAVSTTDDGSPESGQTVPFFGPNQAGIVTPVQDRLHFAAFDLGATATREDLIALLTAWTNAATHLTVGTDVGTGAVTGEPGAPPDDTGEALGLSPARLTLTFGFGTSLFTDATGKDRFGLAASRPPQLADLPAFPGDALNPALSGGDLCVQACADDPQVAVHAIRNLARLARGTASVRYSQLGFGRTSSTSNAQVTPRNMMGFKDGTANIRAEDTAIMNTQVWVQPGDGPAWMTGGSYLVSRRIRMLIEPWDSTPLTEQERVIGRAKGSGAPPGKSDEFDPLDFGAKGADGEPLIDPNAHVRLAHSSHNDGAVILRRGYSFTNGTDDLGRLDAGLFFIAYQRDPRKQFVTIQKSLAGKANDALNEYIQHVGSGLFACPPGVQPGEYLGQKLFE, from the coding sequence GTGAGCCCCTCACCCGACCCCGGCGGCCCGCACGGCCGCGAAAGTCAGCCAGCACCGGACTCGGCGCCGACCCCGGCGTCAGCGGCTCCGGCTGCGGCCCCAGCTCCGGCTGCGGCCCCAGCTCCAGCTCCAGCTCCGGCTCCGGCTCCGGCTCCGGACCCGGACCCGGCTCCCGCGTCACGCGGCTTCAGCCGTCGCCGCATCGTCGGGCTCCTCGGCGGCGCCGCGGTCGTCAGCACGGGTGTCGGCGCAGGTGGCACCGCCGCCGCCTTCGCCGTCTCCACCACGGACGACGGGTCACCGGAGTCGGGCCAGACGGTGCCGTTCTTCGGCCCGAACCAGGCCGGCATCGTCACCCCGGTTCAGGACCGGCTGCACTTCGCCGCCTTCGACCTCGGCGCGACCGCCACCCGCGAGGACCTGATCGCGCTGCTCACCGCCTGGACGAACGCGGCCACCCACCTGACCGTCGGGACGGATGTCGGCACCGGCGCGGTGACCGGCGAGCCAGGCGCACCGCCGGACGACACCGGTGAGGCACTGGGGCTGTCGCCCGCCCGGCTGACCCTCACGTTCGGCTTCGGCACCAGCCTGTTCACCGACGCCACCGGCAAGGACCGCTTCGGGCTCGCCGCCTCCCGCCCGCCGCAGCTCGCCGACCTGCCCGCCTTTCCGGGAGACGCGCTCAACCCGGCCCTCAGCGGTGGCGACCTGTGCGTGCAGGCCTGCGCCGACGACCCCCAGGTCGCCGTGCACGCCATCCGCAACCTGGCCCGACTCGCCCGCGGCACCGCCTCGGTGCGCTACTCCCAGCTGGGGTTCGGCCGCACCAGCTCCACCTCGAACGCCCAGGTCACCCCGCGCAACATGATGGGTTTCAAGGACGGTACGGCCAACATCAGGGCCGAGGACACGGCCATCATGAACACCCAGGTCTGGGTTCAGCCCGGCGACGGGCCGGCCTGGATGACCGGTGGCAGCTATCTCGTCAGCCGCCGTATCCGCATGCTCATCGAGCCCTGGGACAGCACGCCGCTCACCGAACAGGAGCGGGTCATCGGCCGCGCCAAGGGAAGCGGTGCGCCGCCCGGAAAGAGCGACGAGTTCGACCCACTGGATTTCGGGGCCAAAGGTGCCGACGGTGAGCCGCTCATCGATCCCAACGCCCACGTCCGACTCGCCCACTCATCCCATAACGACGGCGCCGTGATCCTGCGCCGCGGGTACTCGTTCACGAACGGCACCGACGACCTGGGCCGGCTCGATGCCGGGCTGTTCTTCATCGCCTACCAGCGCGACCCACGCAAGCAGTTCGTGACCATCCAGAAATCGCTGGCCGGCAAGGCCAACGATGCCCTCAACGAATACATCCAGCATGTCGGCAGCGGACTGTTCGCCTGCCCGCCGGGCGTCCAGCCCGGAGAGTACCTGGGCCAGAAGCTTTTCGAATAG
- the efeO gene encoding iron uptake system protein EfeO produces the protein MRSPVSRALRLACPVVLAATLAAACSSDETASSGSSGAAGAGGGPVAVKAGDKKCEVASVELAAGRHTFAVTNTASQVTEVYVYAAGDRIMGEVENVGPSTKRNLIVDLPAGEYQVACKPGMVGDGIRTALKVTGKAAPPQTLDQNLQTAVTSYQTYVESETQALVDTTATFVAAISSGDLAKTKEAYPAVRLHYERIEPIAESFGDLDPLIDMRIDDATPETPFVGFHAIEQKLFEQKTLDGTQPLATALTTNVGKLNELVKTVELTPLVMANGAKSLLDEVAASKVTGEEERYSRIDLVDFAGNVDGAKYVYSALRPALQEKDPELVSTLDKRFPALVSLLDTHLAKPGDNGYIPGSPYVSYDTLTPEQVKALAVEVDAISEPIGQIAGVVTSK, from the coding sequence GTGAGATCGCCTGTCAGTCGTGCCCTGCGCCTGGCCTGTCCCGTCGTCCTGGCCGCGACCCTGGCCGCGGCCTGCTCGTCGGACGAGACGGCCAGCTCCGGCTCGTCCGGGGCGGCCGGCGCCGGCGGGGGACCGGTGGCCGTCAAGGCAGGCGACAAGAAATGCGAGGTGGCCAGCGTCGAACTGGCCGCGGGCCGGCACACCTTCGCGGTCACCAACACCGCGTCGCAGGTCACCGAGGTGTACGTCTACGCCGCTGGCGACCGGATCATGGGCGAGGTGGAGAACGTCGGCCCGTCGACGAAGCGCAATCTGATCGTCGACCTGCCAGCCGGCGAGTACCAGGTGGCCTGCAAGCCCGGGATGGTCGGCGACGGCATCCGCACCGCGCTCAAGGTCACCGGCAAGGCCGCGCCGCCGCAGACGCTCGACCAGAACCTGCAGACCGCGGTCACCTCGTACCAGACCTACGTCGAGTCCGAGACCCAGGCGCTGGTCGACACAACCGCGACCTTCGTCGCGGCGATCAGCTCGGGTGACCTGGCCAAGACGAAGGAGGCCTACCCGGCCGTGCGCCTGCACTACGAGCGGATCGAGCCGATCGCGGAGTCCTTCGGTGACCTCGACCCGCTGATCGACATGCGGATCGACGACGCCACCCCCGAGACGCCGTTCGTCGGGTTCCACGCGATCGAGCAGAAGCTCTTCGAACAGAAGACCCTGGACGGGACACAGCCGCTCGCGACCGCGCTGACCACGAACGTCGGCAAGCTCAACGAGCTGGTCAAGACGGTGGAGCTCACCCCCCTGGTGATGGCCAACGGGGCGAAGTCGCTGCTGGACGAGGTCGCCGCGTCCAAGGTCACCGGCGAGGAGGAACGGTACTCCCGCATCGACCTCGTCGACTTCGCCGGCAACGTCGACGGCGCCAAGTACGTCTACAGTGCGCTGCGCCCGGCCCTGCAGGAGAAGGACCCCGAGCTGGTGTCCACCCTCGACAAGCGTTTCCCGGCGCTGGTGAGCCTGCTCGACACCCACCTGGCCAAGCCGGGAGACAACGGCTACATCCCCGGCAGCCCTTACGTCTCCTACGACACCCTCACCCCGGAGCAGGTGAAGGCCCTCGCTGTCGAGGTCGACGCGATCTCCGAGCCGATCGGGCAGATCGCGGGAGTCGTGACCAGCAAGTGA
- a CDS encoding TIGR03086 family metal-binding protein encodes MTENSTLSVSPAGLSPAERHRLIAGAFTDRVLGTRDWDAPTPVAGWAARDVVRHLCEWFAGFLEASGGPALPHGPSVDDDPAGAWQVHAGAVQQLLDDPATAAHILRNPHVGELSVTNATDMIYTADVFMHTWDLARATGQDDRLDPAFCAQLVDGMAQMEDVLRSSGQYGPAVAVPAGADAQTRLLGFIGRDPHWRPEPS; translated from the coding sequence ATGACCGAGAACTCCACGCTCTCCGTTTCACCTGCCGGGCTCTCACCCGCCGAGCGCCATCGGCTGATCGCGGGCGCGTTCACTGACCGGGTGCTCGGCACCCGCGACTGGGACGCCCCCACACCCGTCGCCGGGTGGGCCGCACGAGACGTGGTCCGGCACCTGTGCGAGTGGTTCGCCGGCTTCCTCGAAGCCAGCGGCGGACCGGCGCTGCCCCACGGCCCGTCCGTCGACGACGACCCGGCAGGTGCCTGGCAGGTGCACGCCGGTGCCGTTCAGCAGCTCCTCGACGACCCCGCCACCGCCGCCCACATCCTGCGCAACCCGCACGTGGGCGAGCTGTCGGTCACCAACGCGACCGACATGATCTACACCGCCGACGTCTTCATGCACACCTGGGATCTCGCCCGGGCCACCGGGCAGGACGACCGGCTCGACCCCGCCTTCTGCGCCCAGCTCGTCGACGGAATGGCGCAGATGGAGGACGTCCTGCGGTCATCCGGGCAGTACGGGCCGGCGGTCGCCGTGCCCGCGGGCGCCGACGCCCAGACCCGCCTGCTCGGGTTCATCGGCCGCGACCCGCACTGGCGGCCCGAACCGTCCTGA
- a CDS encoding ArsR/SmtB family transcription factor, with product MVDQLSRLFSALTDPTRRDLVARLTAGDATVGELAAPYDMSIQAVSKHLKVLEQAGLVSRTGPGHRSPVHLEAQVLDLMTGWIERYRRQAEQRYRRLDAVLAALNDPAAADPSHIAGEKSA from the coding sequence ATGGTGGATCAGCTGTCACGGCTCTTCTCAGCCCTCACCGACCCGACGCGGCGGGATCTCGTCGCCCGGCTCACGGCGGGCGACGCCACCGTCGGCGAGCTCGCCGCGCCCTACGACATGAGCATCCAGGCGGTCTCGAAACACCTGAAAGTCCTTGAACAGGCGGGCCTGGTCAGCCGCACCGGCCCCGGCCACCGCAGCCCCGTCCACCTGGAGGCGCAGGTGCTCGATCTGATGACGGGCTGGATCGAGCGCTACCGCCGCCAGGCCGAGCAGCGCTACCGCCGCCTCGACGCGGTGCTCGCCGCGCTGAACGACCCCGCGGCGGCCGACCCGTCCCACATCGCCGGCGAGAAGTCGGCCTGA
- the efeU gene encoding iron uptake transporter permease EfeU, which produces MFANYLIGLREGLEAALVVSILIAYLVKVGRQDRLVLVGGGVALAVAVSVGFGALLTYTSTTLLADFRSQEIFGGTMSAIAVLFVTWMVFWMRRTARGMRAELDGRLASALELGAFAVALTAFLAVAREGLETALFFWSAVQAAGSTTTPVIGFSLGIVTAVILAWLLYRRSVRLNLARFFTWTGAGLIVIAAGVLAYAVHDLQEGGVIGGLGTLAFDVSDQISPGSWYGALLKGVFNFTPQTTVAQAIAWTAYLVPVMAVFFLGHRLRSGEPSQSSQPGPAGAAGQVPPIPSESTS; this is translated from the coding sequence GTGTTCGCCAACTACCTGATCGGCCTGCGTGAGGGCCTTGAGGCCGCGCTGGTCGTGAGCATCCTGATCGCCTACCTGGTCAAGGTCGGCCGACAGGACCGGCTGGTGCTCGTCGGCGGCGGTGTCGCGCTGGCGGTCGCCGTCAGCGTCGGCTTCGGGGCGCTGTTGACCTACACGTCGACGACCCTGCTGGCCGACTTCAGGAGCCAGGAGATCTTCGGCGGCACGATGTCGGCGATCGCGGTCCTGTTCGTCACCTGGATGGTGTTCTGGATGCGCCGCACCGCCCGCGGCATGCGGGCCGAGCTGGACGGACGGCTCGCCTCGGCGCTGGAGCTCGGCGCGTTCGCCGTCGCCCTCACCGCCTTCCTCGCCGTGGCCCGGGAGGGGCTGGAGACGGCGTTGTTCTTCTGGTCGGCGGTGCAGGCCGCGGGGAGCACCACCACACCCGTGATCGGGTTCTCCCTGGGCATCGTCACCGCGGTCATCCTGGCCTGGCTGCTGTACCGGCGGTCGGTCCGCCTGAACCTGGCCCGGTTCTTCACCTGGACCGGTGCCGGCCTGATCGTGATCGCCGCCGGCGTGCTGGCCTACGCGGTTCACGACCTGCAGGAAGGCGGCGTCATCGGCGGCCTCGGCACCCTCGCCTTCGACGTCAGCGACCAGATCTCACCCGGCTCGTGGTACGGGGCGCTGCTCAAGGGCGTCTTCAACTTCACCCCGCAGACCACCGTCGCCCAGGCGATCGCCTGGACCGCCTACCTCGTCCCCGTCATGGCCGTCTTCTTCCTCGGCCACCGGCTCCGCTCCGGCGAGCCGAGCCAGTCGAGCCAGCCGGGACCGGCGGGCGCGGCGGGCCAGGTACCGCCCATCCCGTCGGAATCGACCAGCTGA
- a CDS encoding SRPBCC domain-containing protein, translated as MSTSSSATTAIETTRIEADPNVPLIRLTRDFVATPEQLFRAHTDPDLFARWVGPDGMVTTIEHWDASNGGSWRYVARRDGLDFRFRGCFHDVRPNRIVQTFSFEGEPDHVALETIWFEDLGDGRARLHAQSLVDSFDGRDAWLRSGMETGINEGYAKLAALVSSGTV; from the coding sequence ATGAGCACCAGCAGCAGTGCCACGACCGCCATCGAGACGACCCGGATCGAGGCCGACCCGAACGTGCCGTTGATCCGGCTCACCCGGGATTTCGTCGCCACGCCGGAGCAGCTGTTCCGCGCGCACACCGACCCCGACCTGTTCGCCCGCTGGGTCGGGCCGGACGGGATGGTCACCACCATCGAGCACTGGGATGCCAGCAACGGCGGGAGCTGGCGCTACGTCGCGCGCCGCGACGGCCTGGACTTCCGTTTCCGCGGCTGTTTCCACGACGTGCGCCCCAACCGGATCGTCCAGACCTTCAGCTTCGAGGGCGAGCCGGACCACGTGGCGCTGGAGACGATCTGGTTCGAGGATCTCGGTGACGGCCGGGCCCGGCTGCACGCCCAGTCGCTGGTCGACAGTTTCGACGGCCGCGACGCCTGGCTGCGCAGCGGAATGGAGACCGGCATCAACGAGGGCTACGCCAAGCTGGCCGCCCTGGTCTCCTCAGGCACCGTCTGA
- a CDS encoding DUF4407 domain-containing protein, whose product MSNDSFSQDRGSGLSGGSWPGGLPDEDPWAEGGRRRSRPTRVLLWLSGANTDILDRFPSDVPKYVGIGAAVLTTSTMAGISCAFALRMALGLSPFFYLLLGVAWGFAIMSLDRWLVVSMQRRDHWYQILPIAIPRLALAILIGVVISTPLVLRIFEAEITTELSLMRSERDSEFLATTQTDERGTRIKALEAEQKTLQATIDTSTDTVDVSTDPDVARIQKLVDAKQEQYDAAEQAVICENEGTCGSGKVGRGPAYTEKVALRDRYRDELSVLNGQLTTAQATARSKATDTRGAAQNTAKGRLKTVETELTDLRTARTAAIENFRKENGKENGLLIRIEALDNLTAHRPALGLAHRFLLLFITAIECLPIIVKFIISVGPANDYEQAVALDGKSRLRAEEERIRHRRAAAIMANAGLHRRRAIGVEIQTEAAEHASEAALNQLKRRMTRDARRNPQAYMDPTAFSTRRPAPVRPVPPPRRSRLDNLLGRIGLQQVSSGQHPSGEQYQPYPSNEPIPPSGPFFDGDSGNGYGQWRN is encoded by the coding sequence ATGTCGAACGACAGTTTTTCGCAGGACCGGGGGTCAGGGCTTTCCGGGGGTTCCTGGCCGGGCGGTCTGCCTGACGAGGACCCGTGGGCGGAGGGTGGCAGGCGCCGGTCGCGTCCGACCCGGGTGCTGCTGTGGCTCTCCGGCGCCAACACCGATATTCTGGATCGTTTTCCCTCCGACGTCCCGAAGTACGTGGGCATCGGCGCCGCCGTGCTCACCACGTCGACCATGGCTGGTATCTCCTGCGCCTTCGCGCTACGGATGGCGCTGGGCCTGAGCCCGTTCTTCTATCTGCTTCTCGGGGTGGCCTGGGGTTTCGCCATCATGAGCCTCGACCGGTGGCTGGTCGTCTCGATGCAGCGCCGGGACCACTGGTATCAGATTCTGCCGATCGCGATTCCCCGGCTCGCCCTCGCGATACTGATCGGCGTCGTGATCTCGACGCCGCTCGTGCTGCGAATCTTCGAGGCGGAGATCACGACCGAGCTCTCGCTCATGCGCAGCGAGCGCGACAGCGAATTCCTGGCCACCACGCAGACCGACGAGCGCGGCACGCGGATCAAGGCGCTGGAAGCGGAACAGAAAACGCTGCAGGCCACGATCGACACCAGCACCGACACCGTGGACGTCAGCACGGACCCCGACGTCGCGCGCATACAGAAGCTGGTCGATGCCAAGCAGGAGCAGTACGACGCCGCCGAGCAGGCTGTCATCTGCGAGAACGAGGGGACCTGCGGCAGCGGCAAGGTCGGCCGCGGCCCGGCCTACACGGAGAAGGTGGCGCTCCGGGACCGGTACCGGGATGAGCTCAGTGTGCTGAACGGCCAGCTCACCACCGCGCAGGCGACCGCGCGGTCGAAGGCCACCGACACCAGGGGCGCGGCGCAGAACACCGCGAAGGGCCGGCTGAAGACGGTCGAGACGGAGCTCACGGACCTCAGGACGGCGCGCACGGCGGCCATCGAGAACTTCCGCAAGGAGAACGGCAAGGAGAACGGCCTGCTGATCCGCATCGAGGCGCTGGACAACCTGACCGCGCACCGGCCGGCCCTGGGCCTCGCGCACCGGTTCCTGCTGTTGTTCATCACGGCGATCGAGTGCCTGCCGATCATCGTCAAGTTCATCATCTCCGTCGGCCCGGCGAACGACTACGAGCAGGCGGTCGCCCTCGACGGGAAGAGCCGGCTGCGGGCAGAGGAGGAGCGCATCCGGCACCGGCGGGCGGCGGCGATCATGGCGAACGCCGGGCTGCACCGACGGCGGGCCATCGGCGTGGAGATACAGACCGAGGCGGCCGAGCATGCCAGCGAGGCCGCCCTCAACCAGCTCAAACGCCGGATGACCCGGGATGCGAGGCGCAACCCGCAGGCCTACATGGATCCGACGGCGTTCTCGACCCGGCGCCCCGCTCCGGTGCGGCCGGTCCCGCCACCCCGGCGGTCGCGGCTCGACAACCTGCTGGGGCGAATCGGGCTGCAGCAGGTCTCCAGCGGGCAGCACCCCAGCGGGGAGCAGTACCAGCCCTACCCGAGCAACGAGCCGATCCCGCCCTCAGGCCCGTTCTTCGACGGCGATTCCGGCAACGGCTACGGCCAGTGGCGGAACTGA
- a CDS encoding WD40 repeat domain-containing serine/threonine protein kinase, with protein sequence MTGANDHEANWSNHYLLANLEQRRGWLRSAIPAAVKARRPEIALGPELGSGGYGLVLEATQKQLNRRVAVKGIIGVTDEAQRLAELNHPHVVQVYDSFSQIFGQHHLQVVVMEYLPGATLNGRRERLSPEQSCAVGLAAAAGLNHAHQRLLHRDIKPANIMFAEDNTLKVGDFGLAKSYVGQAVHTDNVVGTQAYMAPEQITAGKLTPATDIYALGVVLYQLLTGRLPFGPKGNIARPETGTGDQPPAMGTVDDRIARVVLRTLARRPGDRYSSAAELALALAHAATDAYGPGWADKARTGLPLHLTDLPELIEILRPTGPNVIRTPRLNRSDTSRGSDPRALGAPLRGHEKPVHAVAFSPRGKILASAGADQRIQLWDLTAPVSPRPLGGPLQGHDGTVLSLAFSPSGSILASAGADRTVQLWRPTGPTALRLSGRQPLAHAGQVSSVAFSPNGRILASGSRDTAIRLWDVTDPTAPRPVGEPLLGHQGSVCSLAFSRSGRILASGGADQRIRLWDLTEPTNPQLIHDRLGNQFGQVDAVAFSRRRDTLAGASAGATRVGRATVTLWDVADPADPRSLSQPMRGRGRAGVNAMAFSPVAEILAAAAFDKVVRLWHTTNPAAPQPLGEPLRGHTDRVRSVAFGPQGDILASAGEDGTVRLWTRFTTTAPPRRG encoded by the coding sequence ATGACGGGGGCGAACGACCACGAGGCGAACTGGTCTAACCACTACCTGCTCGCTAATTTGGAGCAGCGCCGTGGGTGGCTCAGGTCGGCGATACCAGCTGCGGTAAAAGCGCGGCGACCGGAGATCGCCCTGGGCCCCGAACTGGGCTCGGGTGGGTACGGGCTGGTGCTGGAGGCAACCCAGAAACAATTGAATCGCCGGGTTGCCGTCAAGGGAATTATCGGCGTGACCGACGAGGCGCAGCGACTGGCCGAGCTTAATCATCCGCATGTGGTGCAGGTATACGACTCGTTCAGCCAGATCTTCGGGCAGCACCACCTGCAGGTGGTCGTGATGGAATATCTTCCGGGTGCCACCCTGAACGGGCGGCGCGAGCGGCTCTCGCCCGAGCAGTCATGCGCGGTGGGGCTTGCGGCCGCCGCCGGGCTGAACCACGCCCACCAGAGACTGCTGCACCGCGACATCAAGCCCGCGAACATCATGTTCGCCGAGGACAACACGTTGAAGGTCGGCGACTTCGGGCTCGCGAAGTCATATGTGGGCCAGGCCGTCCACACCGACAACGTGGTCGGCACCCAGGCCTACATGGCACCCGAGCAGATCACCGCGGGGAAGCTCACCCCGGCGACCGACATCTACGCCCTCGGTGTCGTGCTTTACCAGCTCCTGACCGGTCGGCTCCCGTTCGGCCCCAAAGGGAACATCGCGCGGCCGGAAACCGGGACCGGGGACCAGCCGCCGGCGATGGGCACCGTGGACGACCGGATCGCCCGGGTCGTCCTGCGCACCCTGGCGAGAAGGCCCGGCGACCGCTACTCCAGCGCCGCCGAGCTTGCCCTGGCCCTGGCCCACGCCGCCACCGACGCCTACGGCCCCGGCTGGGCCGACAAGGCACGCACGGGCCTCCCGCTGCATCTGACGGACCTGCCTGAACTGATCGAGATCCTTCGCCCCACCGGGCCCAACGTCATCAGGACCCCACGCCTGAACCGTTCGGACACGTCTCGCGGCTCTGACCCGCGAGCTCTGGGGGCCCCGCTGCGCGGCCACGAGAAGCCGGTGCACGCGGTGGCGTTCTCCCCGCGCGGGAAGATCCTCGCCAGCGCGGGCGCCGATCAGCGCATCCAGCTGTGGGACCTCACCGCCCCCGTCAGCCCCCGGCCCCTCGGCGGGCCGCTGCAGGGCCACGACGGCACCGTCCTGTCGCTGGCCTTCTCCCCGAGCGGCAGCATCCTGGCCAGCGCCGGCGCGGACCGGACGGTCCAGCTGTGGAGACCGACCGGCCCGACAGCACTGCGCCTTTCCGGCCGGCAACCGCTCGCACACGCCGGCCAGGTCAGCTCGGTGGCGTTCTCGCCCAACGGGCGGATCCTCGCCAGCGGCAGCAGGGACACCGCGATCCGGCTGTGGGACGTCACCGATCCCACTGCCCCGCGGCCGGTCGGCGAGCCACTGCTGGGCCACCAGGGCTCGGTGTGCTCGTTGGCGTTCTCCCGGAGCGGGCGCATCCTCGCCAGCGGCGGGGCCGACCAGAGGATTCGGCTGTGGGATCTCACCGAGCCGACCAACCCCCAGCTCATCCACGACCGGCTCGGCAACCAGTTCGGCCAGGTGGACGCGGTGGCGTTCTCCCGGCGTCGCGACACCCTCGCCGGCGCGAGCGCCGGCGCCACGAGGGTCGGCAGGGCGACGGTGACGTTGTGGGATGTGGCCGATCCGGCCGATCCGCGGTCGCTCAGCCAGCCGATGCGGGGCCGCGGGCGCGCCGGGGTGAACGCGATGGCCTTCTCACCCGTCGCGGAGATTCTCGCCGCCGCGGCCTTCGACAAGGTCGTGCGCCTGTGGCACACGACCAATCCGGCCGCGCCCCAGCCCCTCGGCGAGCCACTGCGCGGCCACACCGACCGGGTGCGCTCGGTGGCGTTCGGCCCGCAGGGCGACATCCTCGCCAGCGCCGGCGAGGACGGCACGGTACGCCTGTGGACGAGGTTCACCACGACGGCCCCGCCGCGGCGGGGCTGA
- a CDS encoding UTRA domain-containing protein, producing the protein MALRPADEHASTVLNVPPGVPVVQVLRLRYLDGERAMLERGTFVEHVGRHLFDFDTSSGSMWAHLISRRVRFATASHVIDAVAADPVDALHLGVTAGAPLLRQQRTARDPDGEVLEYHDDRYLPAVVSFTLENTFDARCALVRKAAATPTR; encoded by the coding sequence CTGGCACTGCGCCCGGCCGACGAACATGCCAGCACGGTGCTGAACGTCCCGCCGGGAGTACCGGTCGTGCAGGTGCTGCGGCTGCGTTACCTGGACGGTGAGCGCGCGATGCTCGAGCGCGGCACGTTCGTCGAGCACGTCGGCCGGCACCTGTTCGACTTCGACACCAGCTCGGGGTCGATGTGGGCGCACCTGATCTCCCGCAGGGTCCGGTTCGCCACCGCCTCACACGTCATCGACGCGGTCGCCGCCGACCCCGTCGACGCGCTGCACCTGGGCGTGACCGCAGGGGCCCCGCTGCTCCGCCAGCAGCGCACCGCCCGCGACCCCGACGGCGAGGTCCTCGAATACCACGACGACCGGTACCTGCCCGCGGTGGTCAGTTTCACCCTCGAGAACACCTTCGACGCGCGCTGCGCGCTCGTCCGCAAGGCGGCCGCGACTCCGACCCGCTGA
- a CDS encoding FAD-dependent oxidoreductase: protein MDGVRTDVVVVGAGIVGLAHAFDAHTRGQSVVVVERDDRAVGASVRNFGHGCVTAQFGPALDHALRSHGALGELAVPFIVNRRLALPPAALGLGAPARHGNPAAVVHNYDAFYAATTLAHLSRTDAEAAP, encoded by the coding sequence TTGGACGGCGTTCGAACGGACGTCGTGGTGGTCGGCGCCGGCATCGTCGGGCTGGCTCACGCCTTCGACGCCCACACCCGTGGGCAGTCGGTCGTCGTCGTCGAGCGTGACGACCGGGCCGTCGGAGCCTCCGTGCGCAACTTCGGGCACGGCTGCGTCACCGCACAGTTCGGCCCGGCGCTCGACCACGCGCTGCGGTCGCATGGCGCGCTCGGCGAGCTCGCCGTGCCGTTCATCGTCAACCGGCGGCTGGCCCTCCCGCCGGCGGCGCTGGGGCTGGGTGCCCCCGCCCGGCACGGGAACCCGGCCGCGGTCGTCCACAACTACGACGCCTTCTACGCCGCCACCACCCTGGCGCACCTGTCCCGGACCGACGCCGAGGCGGCGCCCTGA
- a CDS encoding potassium channel family protein, with protein MPRPQGGPGRAIAQRLTLAALILLGTVVVVYLGRDGYADNQGSPLSLLDAAYYATVSLSTTGYGDIAPITPSARLVNVLVITPARVIFLILLVGTTLEVLTERSREAIRVGRWRRRVDQHVVVVGYGVKGRSAVRALRADGVPADQIVVVDPDQHALAEAGRDGLTTVVGSGTRTAVLREALTERARAVIISTDSDEANVLITLTVRDLAPNAVVVAAVREAENIPLLRRGGADQVVTSSDAAGRMLGLATRSPRVVDVFEDLLTSEVGLRLTERAAAEQEVGRGPRECLDPVLALVRAGRLIRYDEPEAAPIRRGDRLITVRDVGDHPDPGGTG; from the coding sequence GTGCCGCGCCCGCAGGGCGGGCCCGGCCGGGCGATCGCGCAGCGGCTCACGCTGGCGGCACTCATCCTGCTGGGGACCGTGGTCGTGGTCTACCTGGGGCGCGACGGCTACGCCGACAACCAGGGAAGCCCGCTGAGCCTGCTGGACGCCGCCTACTATGCGACCGTCAGCCTGTCGACGACGGGATACGGCGACATCGCGCCGATCACGCCGAGCGCTCGGCTGGTGAACGTCCTGGTGATCACCCCGGCCCGGGTGATCTTCCTGATCCTGCTGGTCGGCACCACCCTGGAGGTGCTGACCGAGCGCTCGCGGGAAGCCATCCGGGTCGGGCGGTGGAGGCGGCGGGTGGATCAGCATGTGGTGGTCGTCGGCTACGGGGTGAAGGGGCGCAGCGCGGTGCGGGCGCTGCGGGCCGACGGCGTGCCCGCGGATCAGATCGTCGTCGTCGACCCGGACCAGCACGCGCTCGCCGAGGCGGGCCGCGACGGGCTCACGACCGTCGTCGGCTCCGGCACCCGCACGGCCGTGCTGCGCGAGGCGTTGACCGAACGCGCCCGGGCGGTGATCATCTCGACCGACTCCGACGAGGCGAACGTGCTGATCACGCTCACCGTCCGGGACCTGGCACCGAACGCGGTGGTCGTGGCGGCCGTCCGCGAGGCGGAGAACATCCCGCTGCTGCGCCGCGGGGGCGCCGACCAGGTGGTGACCAGCTCGGACGCCGCCGGCCGGATGCTGGGGCTGGCGACCCGCAGCCCCCGGGTCGTCGACGTGTTCGAGGATCTGCTGACGTCCGAGGTGGGGCTGCGGCTCACCGAGCGTGCCGCGGCCGAGCAAGAGGTCGGCCGCGGGCCCCGGGAATGCCTGGATCCGGTTCTCGCCCTCGTCCGCGCCGGCCGCCTGATCCGCTACGACGAGCCGGAGGCGGCGCCGATCCGCCGCGGCGACCGCCTGATCACGGTTCGCGACGTCGGCGATCATCCCGACCCGGGCGGCACCGGCTGA